The following are from one region of the Bacillus sp. (in: firmicutes) genome:
- a CDS encoding regulator has protein sequence MTPLFKKAHAVKYLVVGFLISGISVFLFFFDTAAENNGVAEKQINKSETQTNAIQVSGPLTVNVILQRQYIDGNTSEEVVKETIWSMEDFWAEYYDWQLVDHREGQMIFRKNIDDISPLLKANGYFGITEDGILTIFKGVPEKSEEVIQSFFQIDISKLESRQQEELKKGIPVVSKDHYIQVIDSFKTLGIKQ, from the coding sequence ATGACTCCTTTATTTAAAAAAGCTCATGCCGTTAAGTATTTGGTTGTAGGCTTCTTAATCAGTGGCATTTCAGTATTTTTATTTTTTTTCGATACTGCTGCTGAGAATAATGGAGTAGCAGAAAAGCAAATTAACAAAAGCGAAACACAAACAAATGCTATCCAGGTTTCAGGTCCATTAACCGTGAATGTGATTTTGCAACGTCAATATATTGACGGAAATACAAGTGAGGAAGTTGTAAAAGAAACGATTTGGTCAATGGAAGACTTTTGGGCTGAGTATTATGACTGGCAGCTTGTCGATCACAGGGAAGGACAAATGATTTTTAGAAAAAATATCGATGATATTTCTCCTTTGCTTAAGGCTAACGGGTATTTCGGAATAACAGAGGATGGAATATTAACAATATTCAAAGGTGTACCGGAAAAATCTGAGGAAGTCATCCAGTCTTTTTTTCAAATTGATATTAGTAAACTTGAAAGCAGACAGCAGGAAGAGCTGAAAAAGGGGATTCCAGTAGTATCAAAAGACCATTATATCCAAGTGATTGACAGCTTTAAAACACTAGGAATTAAACAATGA
- a CDS encoding methyl-accepting chemotaxis protein, translating to MKLGLSSKIIGGMLGSIFFLAVLLSIISYIGTKNSLIESAQQKILSDLELSYTLIDVAYPGDWESRNGFLYKGNIKIDGNHELIDHIGEETGGNTVSIFHGETRVATNLKDESGNRSINTKVSDAVKNTVIGKKERYTGRANVVGEWMQAAYIPINNRDGKVIGVFGTALLEKPYIDIAYKSAVKNIILSLIIAIGIAVAGNLLIKRAIIKPILASVAHGEQLAQGDFSYDMPKQLLTRKDEIGTLAHSFDHITKSMRTMIKQVQLSAEQSAASAEELSASADQTEKSSNQIAITINEVASGATHQTDYISNILTKMNETVKKAAEGNDKSTKALENAKQSTMTAHHGNTAIQEAIHHLSTVKKTVANATDSIQKLGKRSEEIGGIITVITQIAEQTNLLALNAAIEAARAGEHGKGFAVVAAEVRKLAEQSSESAGKITDLIKDIQAETVITVGAMESNLNAVEEQVDIIKKGEEALDLIVRQAKETERGVKDSQEILQIINQHAQDVLSSIHEISGIIQQTAAATEQVSAAAEEQSATVEEISASSHELAKMAENLQEEIHKFKI from the coding sequence ATGAAGCTAGGGTTAAGTTCAAAAATTATTGGCGGAATGCTGGGGAGTATTTTTTTCTTGGCTGTACTTTTGTCAATTATTAGTTATATAGGAACGAAAAATAGTTTAATTGAATCTGCACAACAAAAAATTTTATCGGATTTGGAATTATCATACACTCTTATTGATGTTGCTTATCCAGGAGATTGGGAGAGCAGAAATGGTTTTCTTTATAAAGGGAATATTAAAATAGATGGAAATCATGAGTTAATTGATCATATTGGTGAGGAAACGGGAGGAAACACTGTTAGCATTTTCCATGGTGAAACTAGAGTTGCAACAAATTTAAAAGATGAAAGTGGAAATCGTTCGATCAATACGAAAGTATCAGATGCAGTAAAAAATACTGTTATAGGGAAAAAAGAAAGATATACAGGTAGGGCAAATGTCGTTGGCGAGTGGATGCAGGCTGCATATATACCTATAAATAACAGAGATGGGAAAGTCATCGGTGTATTTGGAACTGCTTTACTAGAGAAACCTTATATTGACATCGCTTATAAATCTGCCGTAAAAAATATCATTCTTTCTCTTATTATTGCAATCGGAATTGCTGTAGCGGGAAATCTTCTAATAAAACGGGCGATTATAAAACCAATCTTAGCATCTGTTGCTCATGGTGAGCAGTTGGCTCAAGGTGACTTCTCTTACGATATGCCTAAACAGCTTTTAACTAGAAAAGATGAAATTGGAACGCTTGCCCATAGCTTCGATCATATTACTAAAAGCATGAGAACCATGATTAAACAAGTACAGCTTAGTGCCGAACAGTCAGCAGCTTCTGCGGAGGAATTGTCTGCCAGTGCCGATCAAACGGAAAAATCTTCAAACCAAATTGCGATAACGATTAATGAAGTGGCATCAGGGGCAACACACCAAACTGATTACATAAGCAATATCTTAACAAAAATGAACGAGACGGTTAAAAAGGCTGCCGAAGGTAATGACAAATCGACAAAAGCACTCGAAAATGCCAAACAATCAACGATGACTGCTCATCATGGAAATACGGCAATACAAGAAGCGATTCATCATTTAAGTACGGTCAAAAAGACGGTTGCCAATGCTACCGATTCGATCCAAAAGCTTGGCAAACGATCCGAAGAAATTGGCGGCATTATTACCGTTATTACGCAAATTGCTGAACAAACGAATTTGCTCGCTTTAAACGCTGCTATCGAAGCAGCTAGAGCAGGTGAACATGGCAAAGGCTTTGCTGTTGTTGCTGCTGAAGTACGCAAGCTTGCCGAGCAATCAAGTGAATCTGCTGGCAAAATTACGGACTTAATTAAAGATATTCAAGCTGAAACGGTTATTACTGTCGGAGCGATGGAAAGCAATCTTAATGCAGTTGAAGAACAAGTGGATATTATCAAAAAAGGAGAAGAAGCACTTGATTTAATTGTTCGCCAAGCCAAAGAAACGGAAAGAGGGGTAAAAGATTCACAAGAAATTCTCCAAATAATCAATCAACATGCCCAAGATGTATTAAGCTCGATTCATGAAATTTCGGGTATTATTCAACAAACAGCCGCAGCAACAGAACAAGTATCAGCAGCAGCAGAAGAACAATCGGCAACCGTTGAAGAGATTTCCGCTAGTTCACATGAATTGGCGAAAATGGCAGAAAATCTTCAAGAAGAGATTCATAAATTTAAAATTTAA
- a CDS encoding helix-turn-helix transcriptional regulator: MIIRKRLLEKGKTQEQLAKEVGTTKVYLNYILHGERSGQKYLPKILDVLEIDPESIQHIA; encoded by the coding sequence ATGATTATAAGGAAGCGTCTGCTTGAGAAGGGAAAAACCCAGGAGCAGCTTGCCAAAGAAGTGGGGACAACCAAAGTTTATCTTAATTACATCCTTCATGGTGAGCGGTCGGGACAGAAATACCTTCCTAAAATACTAGATGTGTTAGAAATTGACCCCGAATCTATTCAGCACATCGCATAA
- the safA gene encoding SafA/ExsA family spore coat assembly protein, protein MKIHIVQKGDTLWKIAQKYGVDFNELKSVNSQLSNPDMIMPGMKIKIPTGSVPVVKKEHPMAPHMPIAKEMPIVKEMPQQILPTPIQKEMPIPPMPVEQEIDYNIEQKMYNYTFNVPTFPTIPYMPIKEAAPKKVKEAPVKEMPVPCPEPEVMEEFVPPTMPAQPMPCPPCVPVTGVLPGSGLPCGYYPVPVSYSPYQNPYGFSYGALPGVPATANFSQPSVVSPMMSDEDDLDDVAVQMYPGLSTTAMPAFQMPTAGSDCGCGSSAGYGGMPAGYGSGTQAAPAVGYGGMPVGYGSMPTGYAGAQTGMPVGYGGMPTGYGGTSMGLPAGYANAPMGMPMGYGGMPTGHDGIIMGMPEGLGNIPTGFPAGFEQPGYPYGQFQAPMPPSTLGVPPLRDDNLEEDDSDW, encoded by the coding sequence GTATGAAAATAAAAATTCCGACAGGCAGTGTTCCAGTGGTAAAAAAAGAACATCCAATGGCGCCACACATGCCTATTGCAAAAGAAATGCCAATTGTGAAGGAAATGCCGCAGCAAATTTTACCAACCCCTATACAAAAAGAAATGCCAATCCCGCCAATGCCTGTAGAACAAGAAATTGATTATAATATTGAACAAAAAATGTATAATTATACGTTCAATGTACCTACTTTTCCGACTATTCCCTATATGCCAATTAAAGAAGCAGCACCTAAAAAGGTAAAAGAAGCCCCTGTAAAAGAAATGCCAGTTCCTTGTCCTGAACCAGAAGTTATGGAAGAATTCGTGCCACCAACGATGCCAGCACAGCCAATGCCTTGTCCACCATGTGTTCCAGTAACAGGTGTTCTGCCAGGAAGCGGTTTGCCATGTGGATATTATCCAGTGCCGGTTTCGTATTCACCATACCAAAATCCTTATGGATTTTCATATGGAGCTTTGCCAGGAGTTCCAGCAACAGCTAATTTTTCACAACCATCAGTTGTAAGCCCAATGATGTCTGACGAAGATGACCTTGATGATGTTGCAGTCCAAATGTATCCTGGGCTTTCTACAACTGCCATGCCTGCATTTCAAATGCCGACTGCAGGAAGCGATTGTGGTTGCGGTTCCTCGGCTGGTTACGGAGGCATGCCAGCTGGCTATGGTAGTGGCACACAAGCAGCTCCAGCGGTTGGCTATGGTGGTATGCCAGTAGGTTATGGTAGCATGCCAACTGGTTATGCTGGGGCACAAACGGGCATGCCAGTAGGCTATGGCGGCATGCCGACAGGTTACGGCGGTACGTCGATGGGATTACCAGCCGGCTATGCCAATGCACCAATGGGAATGCCTATGGGTTATGGAGGCATGCCAACTGGCCACGATGGCATAATAATGGGAATGCCAGAAGGTTTGGGCAATATACCAACAGGATTCCCGGCGGGATTTGAACAACCCGGTTATCCATATGGACAGTTTCAAGCACCGATGCCACCTTCGACTTTAGGAGTGCCACCTTTAAGGGATGACAATCTAGAAGAGGATGATTCAGATTGGTAA
- a CDS encoding DUF2905 domain-containing protein, which translates to MGKMLMLMGVVLIIVGFLWQFIGKLPGDIVYKKGNTTFYFPIVTSIVISIVLSLIFYVIGRFR; encoded by the coding sequence ATGGGAAAAATGTTAATGCTTATGGGAGTTGTATTAATTATTGTCGGCTTTCTATGGCAATTTATCGGCAAGCTTCCAGGTGATATTGTCTATAAAAAAGGCAATACTACTTTTTATTTTCCAATTGTAACTTCCATTGTAATCAGTATTGTACTATCGCTCATTTTTTATGTAATCGGTCGCTTCCGCTAA
- a CDS encoding helix-turn-helix domain-containing protein has product MNENFDGVGVRIAQKLNELGISQKDVYSVTGFSKTTMSNYVNGRRLPSTIELYKLSKFFSVSMEWLLTGEKPDHQPASTPTIEKNFLPFVDLSPEDLEFIAKFRQLSERQKGRIEGQVEEMLGGTSSDKNKKLSVSKNGKGREEGGTREGA; this is encoded by the coding sequence ATGAATGAAAACTTCGATGGCGTTGGAGTGCGTATCGCACAAAAATTAAATGAATTGGGTATTTCGCAAAAAGACGTCTATAGTGTTACAGGATTTTCAAAGACAACTATGAGTAACTATGTCAATGGAAGGAGGTTGCCCAGCACTATCGAACTGTATAAACTCTCAAAATTCTTTTCAGTTTCTATGGAATGGTTATTAACTGGCGAAAAACCAGATCATCAACCAGCTAGCACTCCAACAATTGAAAAAAATTTTCTCCCTTTTGTTGACCTTTCTCCTGAAGATTTAGAGTTTATAGCTAAATTCAGACAATTATCAGAAAGACAAAAAGGGAGAATTGAGGGGCAGGTCGAGGAAATGCTGGGGGGGACAAGTTCAGACAAGAACAAAAAGTTGTCAGTCTCGAAGAATGGAAAGGGGCGAGAGGAAGGGGGCACTAGAGAGGGTGCTTAA
- the ruvA gene encoding Holliday junction branch migration protein RuvA: MIEFIHGKVDFVSPEFIVIDVSGVGYQIYTPNPFLFQKDLNQIIKVYTYQYVREDTLALYGFETRQERTLFTKLLNVSGIGPKGGLAILAAGQPSAVVQAIEDENEKFLVKFPGVGKKTARQMILDLKGKLNDLLPELMPDLFEPEKIGTVNIAATYTVELEEAIEALKVLGYAEKEINKVIPKLKTEELRTDQYIKKALQLLLS; encoded by the coding sequence TTGATTGAATTTATTCATGGAAAAGTTGATTTTGTTAGTCCAGAGTTTATTGTCATAGATGTGTCAGGGGTTGGCTATCAAATTTATACACCTAACCCATTCTTATTTCAAAAAGATTTAAATCAAATAATCAAGGTTTACACATACCAATACGTAAGGGAAGATACGCTTGCTTTATATGGATTCGAAACAAGGCAGGAACGAACGCTTTTTACAAAATTATTAAATGTGTCGGGAATTGGACCAAAGGGGGGCTTGGCTATTCTTGCGGCTGGGCAGCCAAGTGCGGTTGTACAAGCGATTGAGGATGAGAACGAAAAGTTTCTAGTTAAATTTCCAGGCGTTGGGAAAAAGACGGCTAGACAAATGATTTTAGACTTAAAAGGAAAATTAAATGACTTATTGCCAGAGCTAATGCCAGATTTATTTGAGCCAGAAAAAATAGGAACTGTAAATATTGCTGCTACGTACACGGTTGAATTAGAAGAAGCAATCGAAGCATTGAAGGTTCTTGGTTATGCAGAAAAAGAAATAAATAAGGTTATTCCAAAGCTGAAAACGGAAGAACTACGAACAGACCAATACATAAAAAAAGCGCTGCAGCTTTTGCTTAGTTAG
- the queA gene encoding tRNA preQ1(34) S-adenosylmethionine ribosyltransferase-isomerase QueA has translation MKVDLFDFDLPDELIAQKPLEERTASRLMVLNKKTGEYKHEQFKGIVNYLQPGDCLVLNDTRVLPARLYGMKEDTGAKVEVLLLKQLENDLWETLVKPAKRVKVGTVITFGDGRLKAKCVDESEHGGRNFEFLYEGIFYEVLDSLGEMPLPPYIKEQLEDRERYQTVFARERGSAAAPTAGLHFTEELLEEIRQKGVHVAFITLHVGLGTFRPVSVEKVEEHDMHGEFYQMTKETAELLNRVQTGGGKIISVGTTSTRTLETIASKFAGHFHEDSGWTNIFIYPGYEFKAINAMLTNFHLPKSTLVMLISALAGREHVLHAYQEAVKERYRFFSFGDAMLII, from the coding sequence ATGAAGGTTGACTTATTTGATTTCGATTTGCCAGACGAGCTAATAGCGCAGAAACCTTTAGAAGAACGGACAGCTTCACGGCTGATGGTGCTTAATAAAAAAACGGGTGAATACAAGCATGAACAGTTTAAAGGTATAGTGAATTATTTACAGCCAGGAGATTGTCTTGTTTTAAATGATACGCGTGTATTGCCTGCTCGGCTTTATGGCATGAAGGAAGATACAGGTGCAAAAGTTGAGGTGTTATTATTAAAGCAGCTCGAAAATGACCTTTGGGAAACATTGGTAAAACCTGCTAAACGTGTTAAAGTTGGCACTGTCATCACATTCGGTGATGGCCGCTTAAAAGCAAAATGTGTTGATGAAAGTGAACATGGTGGGCGTAACTTTGAGTTTTTATATGAAGGTATTTTTTATGAAGTTTTAGACTCTTTAGGGGAAATGCCACTTCCTCCTTATATAAAAGAACAGCTCGAAGACCGTGAACGCTATCAAACTGTATTTGCACGGGAACGCGGCTCAGCAGCAGCACCGACGGCAGGTTTACATTTCACAGAAGAACTCCTTGAGGAAATTCGCCAAAAAGGAGTGCATGTTGCTTTTATAACCCTCCATGTTGGTCTTGGCACCTTTCGCCCGGTGAGTGTGGAAAAAGTGGAAGAGCACGACATGCACGGGGAATTTTATCAAATGACGAAAGAAACAGCAGAGCTACTAAATCGTGTGCAAACTGGTGGTGGAAAAATTATTTCCGTTGGGACTACCTCAACACGGACGTTGGAAACAATTGCTTCTAAATTTGCTGGCCACTTTCATGAGGATTCCGGTTGGACGAATATCTTTATTTATCCAGGTTATGAGTTTAAAGCAATCAATGCAATGTTAACAAACTTTCATCTTCCGAAATCAACATTAGTCATGTTAATTAGTGCGCTAGCTGGTCGTGAGCATGTTTTACATGCATACCAAGAAGCAGTAAAGGAAAGGTATCGTTTTTTTAGTTTTGGCGATGCGATGTTAATTATTTAA
- a CDS encoding response regulator — protein sequence MVATILVADDAAFMRTMLKSILVKGGYEVIGKAENGLTAIAKYKELKPDLVTLDITMPEMDGITALKEIRKINSKAKIIMCSAMGQHTLIIKAIEAGAKDFIVKPFQESQVLEAVKDVLG from the coding sequence ATGGTGGCAACGATTCTTGTTGCAGATGATGCAGCATTTATGCGAACAATGTTAAAAAGTATTCTTGTAAAAGGTGGATATGAAGTAATCGGTAAAGCGGAAAATGGCTTGACAGCCATTGCCAAGTATAAAGAGCTAAAACCAGATTTAGTTACGCTGGATATTACAATGCCTGAAATGGATGGAATTACTGCATTGAAAGAAATAAGAAAAATAAACAGTAAGGCGAAAATCATTATGTGTTCAGCGATGGGGCAACATACACTAATTATTAAAGCAATCGAAGCAGGGGCAAAAGATTTCATTGTAAAGCCATTTCAAGAATCGCAGGTGTTAGAGGCCGTGAAAGATGTGTTAGGATAG
- the ruvB gene encoding Holliday junction branch migration DNA helicase RuvB yields the protein MDERLISSEYNLDEDLFEQSLRPKFLSQYIGQEKVKQNLKIFIEAAKMRNESLDHVLLYGPPGLGKTTLAAIIANEMNVNMRTTSGPAIERPGELAAILTALEPGDVLFIDEIHRLPRSVEEVLYTALEDFCIDIVIGKGPSVRSVKLELPPFTLVGATTRVGLLTAPLRDRFGVHSRLEYYQVEELTNIVERTAEIFSIEIESLASIEIARRSRGTPRIANRLLKRVRDFAQVKGNGTITRDLAVHSLEMLQVDSLGLDHIDHKLLMAIIEKFRGGPVGLDTIAATIGEEAHTIEEVYEPYLLQIGFLQRTPRGRVATPQVYQHFHMEVPHL from the coding sequence GTGGACGAACGCTTAATATCAAGCGAATATAATCTTGATGAAGATTTATTTGAGCAAAGTCTGCGGCCTAAATTTTTAAGCCAATATATCGGTCAAGAAAAAGTGAAGCAAAATTTAAAAATATTTATCGAAGCGGCAAAAATGAGAAACGAATCATTAGACCATGTTTTGCTTTATGGCCCACCGGGACTTGGGAAAACAACATTAGCGGCGATTATCGCCAATGAAATGAATGTAAACATGAGAACAACGTCAGGCCCAGCCATTGAACGTCCTGGAGAGTTGGCCGCAATTTTAACAGCGCTTGAGCCGGGTGATGTGTTGTTTATCGACGAAATCCACCGTCTGCCACGCAGTGTGGAAGAAGTTCTATATACTGCGTTGGAGGACTTTTGCATCGATATTGTCATTGGCAAAGGTCCTAGCGTAAGGTCTGTAAAGCTTGAGTTGCCACCGTTTACATTGGTTGGGGCAACGACTAGAGTAGGATTGTTAACAGCTCCTTTGCGCGACCGTTTTGGTGTTCACTCACGATTGGAGTATTATCAAGTAGAAGAATTAACAAATATCGTCGAGCGGACAGCTGAGATTTTTTCAATTGAAATTGAAAGTCTTGCATCAATTGAAATCGCTAGGCGCTCAAGGGGGACACCGCGGATTGCTAACCGTCTTTTAAAAAGGGTTCGTGATTTTGCGCAAGTAAAAGGAAATGGTACAATAACGAGAGATTTGGCGGTACATTCGTTGGAAATGCTGCAAGTAGACAGCTTAGGCTTGGATCATATTGACCATAAGCTTTTAATGGCGATTATTGAAAAATTCCGCGGCGGCCCAGTGGGGCTTGATACAATAGCTGCAACCATTGGTGAAGAAGCCCATACGATTGAGGAAGTATATGAGCCGTATTTGCTGCAAATTGGCTTTTTACAACGAACGCCAAGAGGTCGTGTTGCTACACCGCAAGTTTATCAACATTTCCATATGGAGGTGCCTCATCTATAA
- a CDS encoding TIGR04086 family membrane protein has translation MAKNSFSAILSGVITTFIIVLVSSLVLSLLLRFTNVQESSLTWVILILSFLALFIGGFVSGGKGKQRGWLVGAGTGLLFSLLVFLMQFLGYQTSFSIEQMAYHLGYIIVALLGGVIGVNTAGRRA, from the coding sequence ATGGCAAAAAACTCATTTTCGGCAATATTATCTGGGGTCATCACGACCTTTATCATTGTTCTCGTATCTAGTCTCGTTTTATCATTATTACTACGTTTTACAAATGTACAGGAATCATCTTTAACTTGGGTTATTTTAATATTATCTTTCCTAGCATTATTTATCGGCGGATTTGTTTCCGGTGGAAAAGGGAAGCAAAGAGGCTGGCTCGTTGGTGCTGGAACAGGATTACTTTTTTCTTTATTAGTTTTTCTTATGCAATTTTTAGGATATCAAACAAGTTTCTCCATTGAGCAAATGGCCTATCATCTCGGCTATATCATTGTCGCTTTGTTAGGTGGGGTCATTGGAGTTAATACAGCGGGCAGAAGAGCTTAA
- the yajC gene encoding preprotein translocase subunit YajC, whose product MQNYSQILILVAMFAVFYFLLIRPQQKRQKAVQTMQSNLQKNDQVVTIGGMHGIIDSIDENKVVIKCGDGSRLTFDRNAVREVKTGE is encoded by the coding sequence ATGCAAAACTATAGTCAAATACTGATATTAGTGGCGATGTTTGCTGTTTTCTATTTTTTGCTCATTCGTCCACAACAAAAACGCCAAAAGGCTGTGCAAACAATGCAGAGCAATCTTCAGAAAAATGACCAAGTTGTCACAATCGGTGGAATGCATGGTATCATTGATTCGATTGATGAGAATAAAGTTGTCATTAAATGTGGGGACGGGTCAAGATTGACTTTTGACCGCAATGCCGTTCGTGAAGTTAAAACGGGTGAATAG
- the tgt gene encoding tRNA guanosine(34) transglycosylase Tgt has translation MTPIRYELIKTCKQTGARLGRVTTPHSTFETPVFMPVGTLATVKTMSPDELTEMGAGIILSNTYHLWLRPGEDIVQEAGGLHKFMNWDRSILTDSGGFQVFSLSEFRDITEEGVHFRNHLNGEKLFLSPEKAMQIQNALGSDIMMAFDECPPYPATPEYMKKSVERTSRWAERCLEAHSRKHDQGLFGIVQGGEYEEFRKMSAKDLVSLDFPGYAIGGLSVGEPKDIMNRVLEFTTPLLPDDKPRYLMGVGSPDSLIDGAIRGVDMFDCVLPTRIARNGTVMTSEGRLVVRNAKYARDFTPLDHNCDCKVCKNYTRAYIRHLIRCDETFGIRLTTYHNLYFLLKLMENVRQAIREDRLGDFREEFFELYGFNRPDAKNF, from the coding sequence GTGACACCGATTCGTTATGAATTGATCAAAACATGTAAACAAACAGGAGCTAGGCTTGGGCGGGTTACAACGCCGCACAGCACTTTTGAAACACCGGTATTTATGCCTGTTGGGACACTCGCAACCGTTAAGACGATGAGCCCAGACGAATTAACAGAAATGGGTGCCGGGATTATTTTAAGTAATACATACCATCTTTGGCTAAGGCCTGGCGAAGATATCGTTCAGGAAGCGGGCGGGCTTCATAAATTTATGAATTGGGATCGCTCGATTTTAACAGATTCTGGCGGCTTTCAAGTGTTTAGTTTAAGTGAATTTCGTGATATTACGGAGGAAGGCGTCCATTTTCGCAATCATTTAAACGGGGAAAAGCTGTTTTTATCACCGGAAAAAGCGATGCAAATCCAAAACGCTTTAGGCTCTGATATTATGATGGCTTTTGATGAATGCCCGCCATATCCGGCAACACCTGAATATATGAAAAAATCGGTGGAACGTACAAGCCGCTGGGCAGAGCGCTGCTTGGAAGCACATTCTCGAAAACATGATCAAGGCTTATTTGGCATCGTTCAAGGCGGGGAATACGAAGAATTTCGAAAAATGAGCGCCAAAGACTTAGTTTCTCTCGATTTCCCAGGCTATGCGATTGGCGGGCTTTCTGTCGGGGAGCCAAAGGATATTATGAACAGGGTGCTTGAATTCACTACACCATTATTACCAGACGATAAACCGCGTTATTTAATGGGGGTTGGTTCACCTGATTCATTAATAGATGGTGCCATCCGCGGTGTAGATATGTTTGATTGTGTTTTGCCAACGCGGATTGCTAGAAATGGAACGGTGATGACAAGCGAGGGTCGTCTTGTTGTCCGCAACGCGAAATATGCTCGTGACTTTACGCCTTTAGATCATAACTGTGATTGTAAAGTATGCAAAAATTATACACGCGCTTATATTCGCCACTTAATTAGATGTGATGAAACATTTGGAATAAGACTTACTACTTACCATAATCTCTATTTTCTGTTAAAATTGATGGAGAACGTTCGACAAGCCATCCGTGAGGACCGCCTCGGTGATTTCCGTGAAGAATTTTTTGAACTGTATGGGTTTAATCGGCCCGATGCAAAAAACTTCTAA
- a CDS encoding DUF421 domain-containing protein, whose product MELWTVVLRTLFLYLLLVIIFRLMGKREIGELSLLDLIVFIMIGEMAVVAIEKPDKPLFITILPMFLLLFIQLSLSILSLKSQKLRDALDGKPSAIVDQGQINEEEMRKQRYNLDDLLTQLREKDIKNVADVEFAILETTGKLSVFEKDKYNQTNQAINIPFPLIKDGMIQEDQLKRIHRTNLWLRQELRKLGYKDIKNIFYCTIDDNGELFVDMKDDK is encoded by the coding sequence ATGGAACTTTGGACGGTCGTTTTGCGAACGCTATTCTTATATTTGTTACTGGTCATTATCTTTCGATTAATGGGGAAAAGAGAAATCGGCGAGTTAAGTCTGTTAGATTTAATTGTTTTTATAATGATTGGTGAGATGGCTGTAGTGGCAATCGAAAAGCCTGATAAACCGTTATTCATCACGATTTTGCCGATGTTTTTATTGCTATTTATCCAGCTTTCTTTGTCAATCCTTTCTTTAAAAAGCCAAAAATTGCGGGATGCTTTAGATGGCAAACCATCTGCCATTGTTGACCAAGGGCAAATTAATGAGGAAGAGATGCGGAAGCAGCGCTATAATCTTGATGACCTCTTGACACAGCTCCGTGAAAAGGATATAAAAAACGTTGCTGATGTTGAATTTGCCATCCTCGAAACAACTGGGAAGCTATCCGTATTTGAGAAGGATAAATATAATCAAACAAATCAAGCGATTAATATTCCGTTTCCGCTAATTAAAGATGGTATGATTCAAGAAGATCAGTTGAAAAGGATTCATAGAACAAACTTATGGCTTAGACAGGAACTCAGAAAGTTAGGCTACAAGGATATAAAAAATATTTTTTATTGCACGATTGATGATAATGGTGAGCTTTTTGTTGATATGAAGGATGATAAATAA